One genomic region from Pseudoduganella dura encodes:
- a CDS encoding hemolysin family protein, which produces MESLILIGLIVLNGVFAMSEIALVTARRGKLMKLAGEGDHAAAAALKLAEDPTRFLSTIQIGITSIGILNGIVGEAVLAAPLSRWFIGHGMNEQPAEITATAGVVIVVTYVSIVIGELVPKRLGQLSPELVARLVARPMQSLAVMTRPFVMLLTGSTHAILRLMGVRQTSQNSVTQEEIHAMLEEGSESGAIEQQQHDMVRNVFRLDDRKLGSLMVPRSDIVYLDMRLSVDENLARLLDSEHSRFPVCDGGLANVLGIVTAKQALAVVAKGQLPDFAAIAQPAVYVPETLTGMGLLDQFRASGVQMVFVIDEYGGIEGLVTVQDMLEALTGEFTPRNVEEAWAVAQPDGSWLLQGTIPIHELKDRLVLRAVPEEEKGHYHTISGMIMLLLGRLPAAGDSVEWESWRFVVAGMDDKRIDKVHAFCLGKDEETPGEA; this is translated from the coding sequence GTGGAGTCGTTGATACTGATCGGCCTGATCGTGTTGAATGGGGTGTTTGCCATGTCGGAAATCGCGCTGGTGACGGCGCGCAGGGGCAAGCTGATGAAGCTGGCGGGCGAGGGCGATCATGCAGCGGCAGCGGCGCTGAAGCTGGCGGAAGACCCGACCCGCTTCTTGTCCACTATCCAGATCGGCATCACGTCGATCGGCATCCTGAACGGTATCGTCGGCGAGGCCGTGCTGGCGGCGCCGCTGTCGCGCTGGTTCATCGGGCACGGCATGAACGAACAGCCGGCCGAGATCACCGCCACGGCCGGTGTCGTCATCGTCGTCACCTACGTGTCGATCGTCATCGGCGAGCTGGTGCCGAAGCGCCTGGGCCAGCTCAGCCCCGAGCTGGTGGCGCGGCTGGTGGCGCGGCCGATGCAGAGCCTGGCGGTGATGACGCGCCCGTTCGTGATGCTGCTGACCGGCTCCACCCACGCGATCCTGCGGCTGATGGGCGTGCGGCAGACATCGCAGAACAGCGTCACGCAGGAAGAAATCCACGCGATGCTCGAAGAAGGCTCGGAAAGCGGCGCCATCGAGCAGCAGCAGCACGACATGGTGCGCAACGTGTTCCGCCTCGACGACCGCAAGCTCGGTTCGCTGATGGTGCCGCGCTCCGACATCGTCTATCTCGACATGCGCCTGTCCGTCGACGAGAACCTGGCGCGCCTGCTCGACTCGGAACACTCGCGTTTCCCCGTCTGCGACGGCGGCCTGGCCAACGTGCTGGGCATCGTCACCGCGAAACAGGCGCTCGCGGTGGTGGCGAAAGGGCAGTTGCCCGACTTCGCCGCGATCGCGCAGCCGGCCGTCTACGTGCCCGAGACGCTGACCGGCATGGGGCTGCTCGACCAGTTCCGCGCCAGCGGTGTGCAGATGGTGTTCGTCATTGACGAATACGGCGGGATCGAAGGCCTCGTCACGGTGCAGGACATGCTCGAGGCGCTGACCGGCGAATTCACGCCGCGCAACGTGGAAGAAGCGTGGGCCGTGGCGCAGCCGGACGGCTCGTGGCTGCTGCAGGGCACGATTCCGATCCACGAGCTGAAGGACCGCCTGGTCCTGCGCGCCGTGCCGGAAGAGGAGAAGGGCCATTACCACACGATCAGCGGCATGATCATGCTGCTGCTGGGCCGCCTGCCCGCGGCGGGCGACTCGGTGGAGTGGGAAAGCTGGCGCTTCGTGGTGGCCGGCATGGACGACAAGCGCATCGACAAGGTGCACGCCTTTTGCCTCGGCAAGGACGAGGAAACGCCCGGCGAGGCCTGA
- a CDS encoding aminotransferase class V-fold PLP-dependent enzyme: MHQFQYRRRSLLQVAAGAALGGAAPAGNAAAPAAHGRDTLAGSYDLATGFVNLENAYYGVMSAPVAEAYRRNTDYLNRNNSRYLRREFDREGIEAIRATLAAHAGVATAELAITRGATESLQNLISNYRLLKAGDTVMVGNLDYGTMIDAMNDLARRGGATVATVLIPEPASRANVIEAYEQALARHPRTKLLLLTHVSHRTGLVIPVTEIVRIAKGRNVDVIVDVAQSWGQLDYKIPDFGADFVGANLHKWIGAPLGLGFLYIRAGRLQDIGIERGNSLFPASDIRARVHSGTVNVAAIMTIPAALRFHGQVPLAWRQARLRALRDHWVRQVLEVPGVQILTPEEAGMYGAVTSFRLRGRTTFEANVALARTLMDDHGIFTVARDGPAAGSCIRVTPSFFTTTAELDRLVGAIRTLARA; the protein is encoded by the coding sequence ATGCACCAATTCCAGTATCGCCGGCGCTCGCTGCTGCAGGTAGCGGCCGGCGCGGCACTCGGTGGCGCCGCGCCGGCCGGCAACGCCGCGGCGCCGGCGGCGCACGGCCGCGACACGCTTGCCGGCAGCTACGACCTGGCGACCGGTTTCGTCAACCTCGAGAACGCGTATTACGGCGTGATGTCGGCACCGGTGGCGGAAGCCTACCGCCGCAATACCGATTACCTGAACCGCAACAACTCGCGCTACCTGCGCCGCGAATTCGACCGCGAAGGCATCGAGGCGATCCGCGCCACGCTGGCCGCCCACGCAGGCGTGGCCACCGCGGAACTGGCGATCACGCGCGGCGCCACCGAATCGCTGCAGAACCTGATCTCGAACTACCGGCTGCTGAAGGCGGGCGACACCGTCATGGTCGGCAACCTCGATTACGGCACGATGATCGATGCGATGAACGATCTTGCGCGGCGCGGCGGCGCCACGGTGGCGACCGTGCTGATCCCGGAACCGGCATCGCGCGCGAACGTCATCGAGGCCTATGAACAGGCACTGGCCAGGCATCCGCGCACGAAACTGCTGCTGCTCACGCATGTCAGCCATCGCACCGGGCTGGTGATTCCGGTCACGGAGATCGTGCGCATCGCGAAAGGGCGCAACGTGGACGTGATCGTCGACGTGGCGCAATCGTGGGGCCAGCTCGACTATAAAATTCCCGATTTCGGCGCCGACTTCGTGGGCGCCAACCTGCACAAGTGGATCGGCGCGCCGCTGGGACTGGGTTTCCTTTATATCCGTGCCGGGCGGCTGCAGGATATCGGCATCGAACGGGGCAACAGCCTGTTTCCCGCCTCGGATATCCGTGCGCGGGTGCACTCCGGCACGGTCAACGTGGCCGCCATCATGACGATTCCCGCCGCGCTGCGGTTCCATGGCCAGGTGCCGCTGGCATGGCGCCAGGCACGCCTGCGCGCGCTGCGCGACCACTGGGTGCGCCAGGTGCTGGAGGTTCCCGGCGTGCAGATACTGACGCCCGAGGAAGCGGGGATGTACGGGGCGGTAACGTCGTTCCGCCTGCGCGGCAGGACGACCTTCGAGGCCAATGTGGCGCTGGCCCGCACGCTGATGGACGATCACGGCATCTTCACGGTGGCACGCGACGGCCCGGCGGCCGGCAGCTGCATCCGCGTCACGCCGTCGTTCTTCACCACCACGGCGGAGCTGGACAGGCTGGTTGGGGCGATCCGCACGCTGGCGCGTGCCTGA
- a CDS encoding MHFG family PEP-CTERM protein: MSLLLASATLTAAAMVPACSWNSPGRNPYRGTATEAVSRYIDIPADTRARLAASIDAGTADDDVTITRDAIRGRNAYQAAITDMHFGRQTVCERVTRERWPAGAREPAKVYCADGYCLIVPKICGNISRIRMTGGGTSGGGNAGETGGAGPGPGTALPAFPHRPGAIPEPAGAPEVDIEAADAMAQLSMAPAAPAPRLETVPARPFGDWTPGPIGAMPGGPLPARVPVLPVPEPAGWLMFLIGAASLLIYSRFRR; the protein is encoded by the coding sequence ATGTCCCTGTTATTAGCTTCGGCCACCCTGACGGCAGCCGCGATGGTCCCCGCCTGTTCCTGGAACTCGCCGGGCCGCAATCCCTACCGCGGCACGGCCACCGAAGCGGTCTCCCGCTACATCGACATCCCGGCCGACACGCGTGCCCGGCTGGCAGCCAGCATCGATGCCGGCACGGCCGACGATGACGTGACCATCACGCGCGACGCGATCCGCGGCCGCAATGCATACCAGGCCGCCATCACCGACATGCACTTCGGGCGCCAGACCGTGTGCGAACGCGTCACGCGGGAACGCTGGCCGGCCGGCGCGCGCGAGCCGGCAAAGGTGTATTGCGCCGATGGCTACTGCCTGATCGTGCCGAAAATCTGCGGCAATATCAGCCGCATCCGCATGACAGGCGGCGGCACGTCGGGCGGCGGCAATGCCGGCGAAACGGGCGGTGCCGGGCCCGGACCCGGCACCGCGTTGCCCGCTTTCCCGCACCGCCCGGGGGCGATCCCGGAACCCGCGGGCGCGCCGGAAGTGGATATCGAAGCGGCCGACGCGATGGCGCAGCTGTCCATGGCGCCCGCCGCCCCCGCCCCGCGGCTGGAGACCGTGCCGGCACGTCCGTTCGGCGACTGGACGCCGGGGCCGATCGGGGCCATGCCGGGCGGGCCGCTGCCCGCGAGGGTGCCGGTACTGCCGGTGCCGGAACCGGCCGGGTGGCTGATGTTCCTGATCGGGGCGGCCAGCCTGTTGATCTACTCGCGCTTTCGCCGCTAG